The Theileria annulata chromosome 3, complete sequence, *** SEQUENCING IN PROGRESS *** genome has a segment encoding these proteins:
- a CDS encoding elongation factor g 1, mitochondrial precursor, with translation MKCIIYRNFLYKPKFISSNTKFYTTNTKFSLTNTKFPLINIKLSFVNIINNFKFLNLIGSVRFSSVGKKDSNLYNIENIRNIGISAHIDSGKTTLTERILFYAGKIDTIHEVRGTDGVGAKMDSMDLEREKGITIQSAVTNINWNINSSSLGIGPNNTLTNPNYSINIIDTPGHVDFTIEVERSLRVLDSAVLLVCSVSGVQSQTVTVFRQMDRYKIPRIIFLNKLDREGASIDRCIHMLQSKLGVNLLQLQIPIGIGPKLEGIIDLLEMKAYYFRGQFGELMTCEDIPENMSELAEKLNFQLLEKIADHDNDFAQKYLESNFNLDDIRNSIRKLTLEHVMYPLLMGSAKGNKGVQLLLDSICYYLPSPKNSIQVYKYQNSSESDDKLILKEDYKGLIGYIFKIVDTYLGQLSYTRIYKGILKRGLSVLIVEEDKRVILKKLFKVHSDEVLEVSEAREGEIVAISGLKCPSGVTITDGKQVTMKPMHVPEPVVSMALKNINKSDSVKLSKALNRFQKEDPTFRINIDQESKETILSGMGELHLNIYLERMKREYGINIEVGEPIVNYRETITTKAEFNYTHKRQSGGVGQYAKVIGYIEPIKDNPNEHLNIQFINQFIGNDIKSNYIISIENGFKEICKKGLLCGRPVVNMRFVLTDGASHDVDSSDLAFKLATYGAFEMAYRQAEPIILEPIMSVEVTAPQEFQSQTLSTLTKRKGIITNTNIINEIVIINANVPLKSMFGYITDLRSATKVYIYI, from the exons atgaaatgtataatttatcgcaattttttatataaaccCAAATTTATCTCTAgtaatacaaaattttatactaccaatacaaaatttagCTTAACTAATACAAAATTCCCcttaattaatataaaattaagttttgttaatataattaataattttaaatttcttaatttaattGGTTCTGTAAGATTTTCAAGTGTTGGTAAAAAAGATTCcaatttgtataatattgagAATATAAGAAATATAGGAATTAGTGCCCATATTGACTCGGGGAAGACTACACTTACAGAGCGGATTCTATTTTACGCAGGAAAAATTGATACAATCCATGAAGTCAGAGGAACTGATGGAGTTGGAGCTAAAATGGATTCTATGGATTTAGAACGTGAAAAGGGAATTACAATACAATCTGCCgttactaatattaattggaATATAAACTCCAGTTCACTTGGAATTGGACCAAATAATACCCTAACTAATCCTAATTAcagtataaatattattgataCACCTGGTCATGTAGACTTTACTATAGAAGTTGAACGTTCTTTGAGAGTGTTGGATTCTGCAGTTTTATTAGTTTGTTCTGTTTCCGGTGTTCAATCCCAAACTGTGACTGTATTTCGTCAAATGGACCGATACAAAATCCCACGTATCATTTTTCTAAATAAACTTGATAGAGAAGGTGCTAGCATTGATCGTTGTATCCATATGCTCCAGAGTAAACTTGGTGTTAATCTTCTTCAACTACAAATTCCTATTGGAATTGGGCCTAAACTTGAGGGAATTATAGACTTGCTAGAGATGAAAGCTTATTATTTTAGAGGTCAATTTGGAGAATTGATGACCTGTGAAGATATACCTGAAAATATGTCTGAATTGGctgaaaaattaaattttcagCTCCTAGAGAAGATTGCAGATCATGACAATGATTTTGCTCAAAAGTATTTAGAATCCAATTTCAATCTTGATGATATAAGAAATAGTATACGTAAACTGACTTTGGAACATGTTATGTATCCACTTTTAATGGGAAGTGCTAAAGGTAATAAAGGAgtacaattattattggattctatttgttattatttaccATCACCAAAAAATTCTATTCAAGTTTacaaatatcaaaattcTTCTGAGTCtgatgataaattaattttaaaagaaGATTATAAAGGATTAATTGgttatattttcaaaattgTTGATACATATTTAGGACAATTATCATATACACGTATATAtaaag GAATATTGAAACGTGGATTATCAGTATTAATAGTAGAAGAAGATAAGCGTGTgatattgaaaaaattatttaaagttCATTCTGATGAGGTATTAGAAGTTTCAGAGGCTAGAGAAGGTGAGATAGTTGCTATTTCAGGTCTAAAGTGTCCTTCTGGAGTTACAATTACTGATGGTAAACAAGTAACAATGAAACCAATGCATGTACCTGAACCAGTAGTTTCAATGGCActcaaaaatattaataaaagtGATTCTGTTAAACTTTCTAAAGCTCTTAATAGATTTCAAAAAGAAGATCCAACttttagaattaatattgatcAAGAATCTAAAGAAACTATTTTGTCAG GAATGGGTGAATTAcatttgaatatatatttggaACGTATGAAAAGAGAATATGGAATAAATATTGAAGTTGGAGAACCAATAGTAAATTATAGAGAAACAATTACAACAAAAGctgaatttaattatacacataaAAGACAATCAGGTGGTGTTGGTCAATATGCTAAAGTCATTGGTTATATTGAACCAATTAAAGATAATCCAAATGAACATCTCAATATACAATTCATTAATCAATTC ATTGgaaatgatataaaatcgaattatataatatcaataGAGAATGGATTTAAAGAGATATGTAAGAAAGGATTATTATGTGGTAGACCAGTAGTGAATATGAGATTTGTATTAACAGATGGAGCTTCTCATGATGTAGATTCTTCTGATTTAGCATTTAAATTGGCTACTTATGGTGCATTTGAAATGGCATATAGACAAGCAGAACCTATAATTCTAGAACCAATAATGTCTGTTGAAGTCACAGCACCTCAAGAATTCCAATCACAAACACTCTCAACACTTACAAAAAGAAAAGGAATCATTacaaatacaaatattattaatgaaattgttATTATCAATGCCAATGTTCCATTAAAATCTATGTTTGGTTATATTACTGATTTAAGATCAGCTACCAAAGTATACATAtacatataa
- a CDS encoding tgf beta-inducible nuclear protein(TNP-1) 1, putative — translation MSQNEYIERHIKLHGRRFDHEIKTRKKVARAPIKESKKAKTLRGIKSKIFKKHKYAEKIQYRKLIKQKEEKEMKEKVIEKTDGAIPAYLLDRGDINRTKILSNMIKQKRKEKAGKWTVPIPKVKAMNEMEMFKVLKTGKRKKKMWKRIIDKACFVPEDFTRKPPKYERYIRPTGLRFKKAHVTHPELKTTFYLDIISVKKNPQSNLYTSLNVITKGTIIEVNVSELGLVTQTGKVIWAKYAQVTNNPENDGCINAILLV, via the exons atgtcACAAAATGAGTATATAGAACGacatattaaattacaTGGTCGTAGATTTGATCATGAAATTAAAAC GCGTAAGAAGGTTGCTAGAGCACCTATAAAAGAAAGTAAAAAAGCAAAAACACTTCGTGGaattaaatctaaaatatttaaaaaacataaatatgCCGAAAAAATACAATACAGAAAATT aataaaacaaaaagaagaaaaagaaaTGAAAGAGAAAGTAATAGAGAAGACAGATGGAGCGATACCGGCATATTTATTGGATAGAGGAGATATTAATAGAACTAAA attttaagtaatatgataaaacaaaaaagaaaagaaaAGGCTGGAAAATGGACTGTACCAATACCAAAA GTTAAAGCAATGAATGAAATGGAAATGTTCAAAGTTCTAAAAACTGGAAAACGAAAAA aaaaaatgTGGAAAAGAATAATTGATAAAGCATGTTTTGTACCAGAAGATTTTACAAGAAAACCACCAAAATATGAAAG aTATATAAGACCTACGGGAttaagatttaaaaaagCACATGTAACACATCCAGAACTGAAAACGACATTTTATTTGGACATTATTTCAGTAAAAAAAAATCCTCAATCGAATCTCTATACATCCTTAAACGTAATTACtaaag GAACAATAATTGAAGTGAATGTGAGTGAACTGGGTTTGGTAACACAGACAGGAAAAGTCATTTGGGCCAAATATGCTCAAGTTACAAATAATCCCGAAAATGATGGGTGTATCAATGCTATACTTCTCGTCTAA
- a CDS encoding uncharacterized protein (Signal peptide predicted for TA18363 by SignalP 2.0 HMM (Signal peptide probability 0.960, signal anchor probability 0.000) with cleavage site probability 0.523 between residues 21 and 22), which produces MQIILLSKYILLWILMGRVCGAGDDWELDSDDEDSDGYPLIGTTVNSPELMEFDINSDEQLKTVEYGNFKTNYENCTNYKAKRGYGFNKVMRNKSSSFGFDQTIWELNDPNVYVTEIILCPSPTPQMKLTLLLSNGSFLLFSRNGNETNWLDVTSQRVKLEDFSLLTFSETINNLVSLEKTRYKKSYEFPNQIYKLEDRVSCYVIKLGDQVIFNYDEDPEFGGAKQILFNIITQELIVVNIENDKKQLIYDPNKFEPITNEPMTIVKQPEEATPQPEFEPGTEDKEPVEPTQQQSESTATEDSTEAEDSTQTETEESKQESTQPPEPTSTEEPTPIPTTPESSYSINFTRHIIPEYAVRGLKTPIALDLNKFIDSQYYKINQQNFDNYLPRNKYIFDKVIKSKIFGMNELIWEASDTLHYSLMVHVNYTSLFNCTKNVTVFMVNGENKTLCKTSNGWSEIDKLTLDISKTQSTDQFDYSVKNDYTIYKAKTGYHFKEIINSYSDMIYKSIWRGEKDLATEIRVHKRALDEQYIIVFLKSKEFLIFHRIGDPNEWHDVTSRRFDMDLFKFYDAGEDEIKSKGYVKSLYHLSYGYFFKLGVKCFSVKLKNEKIYNHLEDQWLGFIRGVFIDLINNKVYIMDLAGETRDFDLKKLENYQECFIKSGPKSFPKHKGTLYSAIYPM; this is translated from the coding sequence ATGcaaataattctattaagtaaatacattttattatggATACTAATGGGCCGGGTGTGTGGTGCTGGCGATGACTGGGAACTTGACTCGGATGATGAGGATTCGGATGGATATCCATTAATCGGAACTACTGTAAATTCACCTGAATTAATggaatttgatataaattcAGATGAACAGCTGAAAACAGTTGAGTATGGAAACTTCAAGACAAACTATGAAAATtgtacaaattataaagcTAAGAGGGGTTATGGATTTAATAAAGTAATGAGGAATAAATCCTCGTCATTTGGGTTTGATCAGACCATTTGGGAACTAAATGACCCAAATGTGTATGTAACTGAGATCATACTATGCCCATCCCCTACACCTCAAATgaaattaacattattattgtCTAATGGTagttttttattatttagtagAAATGGAAATGAGACAAATTGGTTAGATGTGACATCGCAACGGGTTAAATTGGAGGATTTTAGTCTCCTAACGTTCAGTGAGactattaataatttggtcTCACTAGAGAAGACCAGATACAAAAAATCTTATGAGTTTCcaaatcaaatatataaacttGAGGATCGAGTTAGTTGCTATGTAATTAAACTTGGTGATCaagttatttttaattatgaTGAAGATCCGGAATTCGGAGGGGctaaacaaatattattcaatattataacTCAGGAATTGATAGTTgttaatattgaaaatgataaaaaacaattaatatatgatCCAAACAAATTTGAACCAATCACTAATGAGCCTATGACAATCGTTAAACAACCTGAAGAAGCAACACCTCAACCTGAATTTGAGCCTGGAACTGAAGATAAAGAACCTGTAGAACCTACCCAACAACAATCTGAATCTACTGCTACTGAAGACTCCACAGAAGCCGAAGACTCTACTCAAACCGAAACTGAAGAGTCCAAACAAGAATCTACTCAACCTCCAGAACCCACCAGCACCGAAGAACCCACTCCTATCCCTACTACTCCTGAATCTTCatatagtataaattttactaGACATATAATTCCAGAATATGCTGTTAGAGGTTTGAAAACACCAATAGCATTAGATCTAAACAAGTTTATCGACTcacaatattataaaatcaatCAGCAGAATTTTGACAATTATCTGCCCAGAAATAAgtatatatttgataaagttattaaatctaaaatatttggaaTGAATGAACTGATTTGGGAAGCTTCTGATACATTGCACTACTCATTGATGGTTCATGTGAATTACACTTCACTCTTTAACTGTACTAAAAATGTTACAGTATTTATGGTAAATGGCGAGAATAAGACTTTGTGTAAGACTAGTAACGGGTGGTCTGAAATTGACAAGTTAACTCTTGACATATCTAAGACCCAGAGTACTGATCAGTTTGACTACAGTGTAAAGAACGATTACACCATTTATAAAGCTAAGACAGGTTACCATTTTAAGGAAATCATAAATTCCTATTCTGATATGATATATAAATCGATTTGGAGAGGTGAAAAGGACTTAGCGACAGAGATTAGGGTACATAAACGTGCCCTTGATGAAcagtatataatagtatttCTAAAGAGTAAGGAATTCTTAATATTTCACAGGATTGGTGATCCAAATGAGTGGCATGATGTCACAAGTAGAAGATTTGATATGGACTTGTTTAAATTCTATGACGCAGGAGAAgatgaaattaaatctAAAGGGTATGTTAAATCGCTATATCACTTGTCATATGGATATTTCTTCAAGCTAGGAGTCAAATGCTTTTCAGTCaagttaaaaaatgaaaaaatttataaccACCTCGAAGATCAATGGCTAGGTTTCATCCGAGGCGTATTCATAGATttaattaacaataaagtatatataatggaTTTAGCTGGTGAAACGAGAGATTTTGATCTTAAAAAGTTGGAAAATTATCAGGaatgttttattaaatcagGTCCAAAATCATTCCCAAAACATAAAGGAACATTATATTCTGCAATATATCCAATGTAA
- a CDS encoding Theileria-specific hypothetical protein, putative (3 probable transmembrane helices predicted for TA18390 by TMHMM2.0 at aa 1009-1031, 1090-1112 and 1116-1138), with amino-acid sequence MAIGNMDSTNPKKGEPITGTVTIKIFKDATADTATLQGNAKITGPNQDKGPTLTIKYKDTNQEDKCITITLTSTDITKAADGTTVDYGHIFTEGFDTSKVHPEIISPTLMVIVGIAKAWSPQHNLGGSWGLWTQYEKPDWEGGGTVYAYLWHFFDLLMIDGKFRFKVDAGTGFPDPYDPDSGTARDIDTHKSEIQKGTGTNYVHLADEKYFTKFWHLLPSDMYILGNIMEQVYNHTQDDPSYHATGLTMYAKELESKAQTLQQTATSQSTTELANTRDYDIQGNTTPGGGLKEKAGQLRDKAQELYTQADQLETAATGPLADLRAPATALKTAAKSENGDDGLHHAAGQLASHEDGSDGLDALADAVIKKFEAVQGAYDELSKNPAFTANKTNQKVTAVENAYNNLKIIYDWMLNFTKLIKKASTLKSTAGTQSDSTELQATLSAPATTLATLAGLLSTAAGQVDDGTLSTQAGLLATSASKTDSGVDETSLYAKATALQKAPTNYTNATAVIQAFDTLKGHFDELIKLAIQHDKLEKVQSVQNAYVNLKKHYDTMMNFTKIRYYSEQISIQATTLRKGSGDDADNIVKYFESMKHAYSKVTDSDKPKVKAQFEALKDAYDLMLNNVDSQENAAKVLKAKTGKSDKEEGKLRKLAKTLYEKAEALETAAPAGADSNEALKLKAGTTENDGLRKLAKTLYEAAKALSEAMGDDDDDGKEEAQDLADAVGENESSGIRAALKDLHEKGSGANLPTLTKAVRDAYKDTSGEGVEKKFQAIQGQEDIAYASYKSEYQAVEAAWKAFDDLYQANLKQPATDLVTAIGGTDENGKLQKALQELGNLQDTASGSLLTGPVSAVKTAYDNSGRGVKPKFTTLKAKESSYKAIASIRPKYDNVVNSMNAFDNVYRPEELLMDAVGATDGSPTPPGSDPKTLREALYQLGTDKGEDPEKLSELAKDVKKQYGDNWGNDVKGKFHLVQAQADAYAVGSKTGEYAQLLEAWTAFNDMYYGVVSYYKYYIIIIPSIFTVLWTLAYWEGEKAMDKFPPPDDNQRDCKILNVESTPSGTATELTYSIDQNFGPDSHATSCGHKKSVGYYPHFIPPSLMVLVGMGLPLPNLTIVTAVSSFVVIMELLGIVLDLCKSNIGESSTTGLETKTTGF; translated from the exons ATGGCGATTGGTAATATGGATAGTACTAATCCTAAGAAGGGTGAGCCTATTACTGGTACGGttactattaaaatttttaaagaTGCTACTGCTGATACTGCTACTCTTCAGGGTAATGCCAAAATTACTGGTCCTAATCAAGATAAGGGTCCTACTcttactattaaatataagGATACTAATCAGGAGGATAAGTGTATTACCATTACCCTTACTAGTACTGATATTACAAAAGCTGCTGATGGTACTACTGTTGATTATGGTCACATATTTACTGAAGGTTTTGATACGAGTAAAGTTCATCCAGAAATAATCTCTCCCACACTTATGGTTATTGTTGGTATT GCAAAGGCTTGGTCACCTCAACATAACTTAGGAGGCTCTTGGGGGCTATGGACACAATACGAAAAACCTGATTGGGAAGGTGGTGGTACTGTCTATGCTTACCTATGGCACTTCTTTGACCTCCTGATGATA GATGGTAAGTTCAGATTCAAAGTCGATGCTGGTACAGGATTCCCTGATCCCTACGATCCTGATAGTGGTACTGCTCGTGACATTGATACTCATAAATCTGAAATTCAAAAAGGTACAGGAACTAATTATGTCCATCTCGCTGATGAAAAGTACTTTACTAAGTTCTGGCATCTACTTCCTTCTGACATGTATATCCTGGGTAACATAATGGAACAAGTTTATAATCACACTCAAGATGATCCATCATATCATGCCACAGGACTCACAATGTATGCCAAAGAACTAGAGTCTAAGGCCCAAACACTTCAACAAACTGCCACTAGTCAATCTACTACTGAACTTGCCAACACTAGGGATTATGATATCCAAGGCAATACCACACCCGGTGGTGGACTCAAGGAAAAAGCCGGACAACTACGTGATAAGGCCCAAGAACTTTACACCCAAGCCGATCAACTGGAAACTGCTGCTACTGGTCCACTTGCTGATCTTAGAGCTCCAGCCACAGCTCTTAAGACGGCAGCCAAAAGTGAGAATGGTGATGATGGTCTACATCATGCTGCAGGACAACTAGCCAGTCATGAAGATGGTAGTGATGGTCTTGATGCTTTGGCCGACGCCGTCATAAAGAAGTTTGAAGCAGTCCAAGGTGCATACGATGAACTATCAAAGAACCCTGCATTCACCGCAAATAAAACTAATCAAAAGGTCACCGCTGTCGAAAATGCCTACAACAATCTGAAGATTATCTATGACTGGATGTTAAACTTTACCAAACTCATCAAGAAGGCCTCAACACTTAAATCCACTGCTGGAACTCAATCCGACAGTACTGAACTTCAAGCTACACTCAGTGCTCCAGCCACAACACTAGCCACCCTGGCAGGATTGCTTTCAACCGCAGCCGGACAAGTAGATGATGGTACACTTAGTACTCAAGCCGGATTACTAGCTACATCAGCCAGTAAAACTGATAGTGGTGTTGATGAAACTAGTCTATATGCTAAGGCAACCGCACTACAAAAAGCTCCTACTAATTATACCAATGCCACTGCAGTCATACAGGCATTCGACACACTAAAAGGTCATTTTGATGAACTGATCAAACTGGCCATTCAACATGATAAACTCGAAAAGGTACAGAGCGTCCAAAATGCATATGTTAATCTCAAAAAACACTACGATACAATGATGAATTTCACTAAGATCAGATATTACTCAGAACAGATATCAATCCAGGCCACTACCCTACGTAAAGGTTCTGGTGATGATGCAGACAATATAGTTAAATACTTTGAATCTATGAAGCATGCATACAGCAAAGTAACTGATAGTGATAAGCCTAAGGTTAAGGCTCAGTTCGAGGCTCTTAAGGATGCCTATGACCTGATGCTAAAC AATGTTGATAGTCAGGAGAATGCTGCCAAAGTACTCAAGGCTAAGACTGGTAAAAGTGATAAAGAAGAGGGTAAACTTAGGAAACTCGCAAAGACACTGTATGAAAAAGCAGAAGCACTAGAAACTGCAGCTCCTGCTGGTGCTGATAGTAACGAAGCCCTTAAACTCAAAGCCGGCACAACCGAAAACGATGGACTCCGAAAGCTGGCCAAAACTCTCTATGAAGCGGCCAAAGCGCTATCCGAGGCAATGGGtgatgatgatgatgatgGTAAAGAAGAAGCCCAAGATCTTGCCGATGCTGTCGGTGAAAATGAATCCTCAGGAATTCGAGCTGCACTCAAAGATCTTCATGAAAAAGGTTCTGGTGCTAATCTACCTACTCTGACCAAAGCTGTTAGAGATGCATACAAAGATACCAGTGGTGAAGGTGTAGAAAAGAAATTCCAAGCAATTCAGGGACAAGAAGATATAGCATATGCCAGTTATAAATCTGAGTATCAAGCAGTTGAAGCCGCATGGAAAGCTTTCGATGATCTGTATCAGGCTAATCTCAAACAACCTGCCACTGATCTTGTGACTGCTATCGGTGGCACTGATGAAAATGGTAAACTCCAAAAGGCACTTCAAGAACTCGGCAATCTTCAAGATACTGCTTCTGGTTCACTACTAACTGGTCCGGTCAGTGCTGTCAAAACTGCATACGACAACAGTGGTAGAGGTGTCAAACCTAAATTCACCACACTCAAGGCTAAAGAATCTTCATATAAAGCTATTGCCTCTATTAGACCCAAATACGACAATGTTGTTAATTCAATGAATGCATTCGACAATGTGTATAGGCCTGAAGAATTACTCATGGATGCTGTCGGTGCTACTGATGGGTCTCCTACTCCTCCTGGTAGTGATCCTAAGACTCTTCGGGAGGCCCTCTATCAACTTGGCACTGATAAAGGTGAAGATCCTGAAAAACTATCTGAGCTGGCCAAAGATGTTAAAAAACAATACGGAGATAACTGGGGCAATGATGTCAAGGGTAAATTCCACTTAGTTCAGGCACAAGCTGATGCATACGCCGTTGGTAGTAAAACTGGTGAATACGCTCAACTTCTTGAGGCCTGGACAGCATTCAATGATATGTACTATGGTGTCGTATCTTATTACAAATActatatcattattattcctTCAATCTTTA CTGTACTGTGGACACTGGCCTATTGGGAAGGTGAAAAAGCTATGGATAAATTCCCACCTCCTGATGATAATCAGAGAGATTGTAAAATACTAAACGTCGAATCTACTCCTTCTGGTACTGCTACTGAACTGACATACTCTATAGATCAAAACTTTGGACCAGATAGTCATGCCACTAGCTGTGGTCATAAGAAGTCTGTTGGTTATTATCCTCACTTTATACCTCCAAGTCTTATGGTCCTTGTTGGTATGGGACTTCCACTTCCAAACCTTACCATAGTAACAGCAGTGAGTAGTTTTGTGGTTATCATGGAACTCCTTGGGATAGTACTGGACTTGTGCAAGAGTAACATTGGAGAGAGTAGCACTACTGGCTTGGAGACTAAGACCACTGGCTTTTAG